From Calliopsis andreniformis isolate RMS-2024a unplaced genomic scaffold, iyCalAndr_principal scaffold0353, whole genome shotgun sequence, one genomic window encodes:
- the LOC143187833 gene encoding uncharacterized protein LOC143187833 gives MGEGGEQEHRLHVLINPLQKQAVDPKAKPRIRQHNAVVESSPSPTLECTFCGLTHGITTCKKFKLLTPELRFHYIKANQSCINCLASTHTVARCPKNAACTKCSKKHHTILHFDAPQVGTGNRRSTKKPQQGQREAGRSNVPAREPANVNTKSRASTSSADVTSHCSATESGTPAVFLATANVRVIGKGGTTRIARALIDQGSEASFISANLANDLRLARRKTPATVTGLGGGKAQDIKYSVDIEFGSTRCTEEASRTSAYVVPRITSYAPPSVHVPEYTALRELTLADPDPASNRPIEVLIGAGTYASIIRPGLRRFGKRGPIAQETALGWILSGPVDAATTSPNPVRTLHCTVLESLDKAIRRFWEIEEIPSKLVNTTAEDECEEYFAKTVARDATGRFIVRLPFNHENPDELLGESLPIALSALTRLRKKLDLDQTLMKEYSEFLTEYESLSHMTRLEFLDKTRLYIPHRAVVRTESATTKLRVVFNASSKTAGGRSLNDILHVGPKLQNDITAVLTRWRLYQYVLVADIEKMFRQILVAAEDRRFQCIVWRTPETERNIAFELKTVTYGTACAPYLSMRTLLELKKQDGDRFPLAAPILEKDVYVDDVFMGAPDELLLEQIRKQTCELLQQGGFNLRKWAGNSPDLLGNIPHSSHSHAVDLDLFDNSELKVLGLRWIPSGDFFYFNLQRFQPSATPITKRTLFSEIAKLYDPLGWLSPVVIRAKTLMQSQWLEKIQWDEQVSAETLKMWNTFCADWSRLNQWKLPRWIRYGADTTSVELHGFCDASLAAYSAVTYLRVTTIDNGVFTSLLMAKTRVAPIKTQSIPVLELNGAVLLAELILHVRDSLAMKIDRVVCWTDSTIALAWLKKHPSTWKVIVANRVSKIQTALPNAEWRYVPTRSNPADLNSRGIDAAEFLQSNLWTFGPTWLSEAEAQWPAIPASVETDESKRVAHAHVATPKPEWDFLFRFQSWRKLLRVTAYCLRWRRPSRVNQRSNAGQVIEAAEMRNAAERLARHIQGSHFAEEYRCLKNHRSIPVKSPLKSLNPFLDDKDVLRVGGRLENATLAWETKHPIILPKHYVSTLIIRQCHVDTLHGGLQLTLHTVRQNYWILGCRNAAKTVVNKCMRCVRWRGNTSTQIMQHLTPERCRPSRAFDNCGVDYAGPYRVRDSAGRGKTAHKAYIAVFVCYATRAVHIELVHDYTTSAFLAALDRFVARRGIPSCIFSDNGTNFVGADRELQQHCRAVFSATDTHNKCGAMGIQWRFNPPSAPHFGGMQEAGVKSVKHHLKRTLGEFTPTGEEMQTLLCKIEASLNSRPIAPLSDDPDDYASLTPGHFLTGGPLNAIPLQSWEMGRIEEVFPGKDGNVRVVKVRTAKSTYTRPITRMCRLPVDEPAMTTDAEVEGDTKVRPIVLEENRTIGTPSSLTPNPLGRGDEVFPSLSLQGKKRPREIAGATEIGWELRGDVISLK, from the exons ATGGGAGAGGGAGG GGAGCAAGAGCACAGGCTGCACGTGCTGATCAACCCGCTACAGAAACAAGCGGTTGACCCCAAGGCAAAACCTCGCATACGGCAACATAACGCCGTAGTTGAAAGCTCTCCCAGTCCAACCTTGGAGTGTACATTCTGCGGACTGACGCACGGAATTACAACGTGCAAAAAGTTCAAGCTACTCACGCCTGAATTGCGCTTCCATTATATTAAAGCGAATCAGTCGTGTATAAACTGTCTCGCTTCGACTCACACAGTCGCGCGCTGCCCTAAGAACGCAGCGTGTACAAAGTGCAGTAAGAAGCATCACACTATTCTGCACTTTGACGCACCACAAGTCGGCACAGGCAATCGTCGATCGACGAAAAAGCCACAGCAGGGCCAGCGGGAAGCGGGACGGAGTAACGTTCCCGCACGCGAGCCCGCGAATGTAAACACGAAATCTCGTGCTTCTACATCAAGCGCCGACGTGACGTCGCACTGTAGTGCGACGGAGAGCGGAACACCAGCTGTGTTTCTGGCAACGGCAAATGTGCGAGTCATAGGAAAGGGAGGCACGACGCGCATCGCGCGTGCACTCATAGACCAGGGCTCGGAAGCCTCCTTCATTTCCGCGAACCTCGCAAATGACTTGCGACTCGCGAGAAGGAAAACCCCAGCCACGGTTACGGGCTTGGGGGGCGGAAAAGCCCAGGATATAAAATATAGCGTGGATATCGAGTTCGGTTCGACACGTTGCACTGAGGAAGCGTCACGCACCAGTGCATACGTGGTGCCTCGAATCACCTCGTATGCCCCGCCGTCGGTTCACGTGCCGGAATACACCGCGTTACGTGAACTGACACTCGCGGATCCTGACCCCGCTTCAAACCGCCCAATAGAGGTGCTGATCGGAGCTGGGACATATGCGAGCATCATTCGACCAGGGCTTCGGCGATTCGGTAAGCGAGGGCCGATCGCGCAGGAAACAGCTTTAGGCTGGATACTGTCAGGCCCGGTCGACGCAGCCACCACTTCCCCTAACCCCGTGAGGACGCTGCATTGCACCGTCCTCGAATCGCTCGATAAAGCGATACGAAGGTTTTGGGAGATAGAGGAGATACCCTCGAAATTGGTGAATACCACGGCAGAGGACGAATGCGAAGAATACTTCGCAAAAACCGTCGCGCGAGACGCGACGGGACGATTCATCGTTCGGTTGCCCTTCAACCACGAAAACCCGGACGAGCTGTTGGGAGAATCTCTTCCAATAGCTCTCTCCGCGTTGACTAGGTTAAGGAAAAAACTGGACCTGGATCAAACCCTCATGAAGGAATACAGTGAGTTTCTCACTGAATATGAGTCGTTGAGTCATATGACTCGCCTAGAGTTCCTCGACAAAACACGACTCTACATTCCACATAGAGCGGTTGTTCGAACGGAAAGCGCTACGACGAAGCTGCGTGTCGTGTTTAACGCTTCCAGTAAAACAGCGGGCGGACGCTCGCTGAACGACATCCTCCACGTAGGACCGAAATTACAGAACGATATCACCGCAGTATTAACGCGGTGGCGTCTGTATCAATACGTGCTAGTAGCAGATATAGAGAAAATGTTTCGACAAATTCTCGTAGCTGCAGAGGATCGTCGATTCCAATGCATCGTGTGGCGCACGCCAGAAACCGAACGAAATATAGCGTTCGAGTTAAAAACCGTGACCTACGGTACGGCGTGTGCCCCATATTTATCGATGCGAACGCTTCTCGAGCTGAAAAAACAGGACGGCGACCGCTTCCCGCTCGCCGCTCCTATCCTCGAGAAGGACGTCTATGTTGACGACGTGTTTATGGGAGCTCCGGACGAACTATTGTTGGAGCAAATCCGTAAACAAACGTGCGAGCTCTTACAGCAAGGTGGATTTAACCTTCGTAAGTGGGCTGGAAATTCGCCAGATTTATTAGGCAATATTCCACATAGCTCGCACTCCCACGCAGTCGACCTTGATTTGTTTGATAATTCCGAATTAAAGGTACTCGGTCTGCGATGGATTCCATCAGGAGATTTTTTCTACTTTAATCTGCAACGCTTCCAACCGTCTGCAACACCGATCACAAAGCGTACTTTGTTTTcggaaattgcaaaattatacGACCCTCTCGGCTGGCTTTCGCCAGTCGTGATTCGCGCGAAAACTTTAATGCAGTCCCAATGGCTGGAGAAAATCCAGTGGGACGAGCAAGTTTCCGCAGAAACGCTCAAAATGTGGAACACATTTTGTGCGGATTGGAGCAGATTGAACCAGTGGAAACTTCCCCGATGGATCCGTTATGGAGCCGACACGACTTCTGTGGAACTGCACGGATTTTGTGACGCATCGCTCGCAGCCTATTCGGCCGTCACTTATTTAAGAGTGACGACGATAGACAACGGTGTGTTTACATCGCTGTTGATGGCAAAAACGCGAGTGGCTCCAATAAAAACACAGTCGATCCCAGTTCTTGAATTGAACGGGGCCGTACTGCTAGCCGAGCTAATCTTGCACGTGAGAGACTCACTTGCAATGAAAATAGATCGTGTAGTCTGCTGGACAGACTCAACGATCGCTCTAGCTTGGCTGAAAAAACACCCATCGACCTGGAAGGTTATAGTGGCCAACCGAGTGTCGAAAATCCAAACGGCCCTCCCGAACGCGGAATGGCGTTACGTGCCGACCCGTTCGAACCCCGCGGATTTAAATTCGCGCGGGATCGACGCGGCAGAATTTCTGCAGTCGAACCTATGGACGTTTGGACCGACATGGCTGAGCGAAGCGGAAGCGCAATGGCCCGCCATACCCGCTTCCGTTGAGACCGATGAAAGCAAGCGCGTAGCGCATGCACACGTAGCAACTCCGAAGCCGGAATGGGATTTTCTGTTCCGTTTTCAATCATGGAGAAAACTGTTACGTGTAACGGCGTACTGTCTTCGTTGGCGAAGACCGTCGCGCGTCAATCAAAGGTCAAACGCCGGTCAAGTAATCGAGGCGGCAGAAATGCGTAACGCAGCTGAGCGCCTCGCACGCCATATACAGGGCTCGCATTTCGCAGAGGAATACCGATGCTTAAAAAATCATCGCAGTATCCCTGTGAAGTCTCCCTTGAAAAGTCTCAACCCGTTCCTCGACGATAAGGACGTCCTGCGAGTCGGTGGAAGACTGGAGAATGCGACGCTTGCATGGGAAACCAAGCACCCGATAATACTGCCTAAGCATTATGTTTCGACATTAATAATTAGGCAGTGCCACGTAGATACGTTGCATGGGGGCTTGCAGTTGACCTTGCACACTGTCAGGCAAAATTATTGGATTCTCGGTTGTCGAAATGCAGCGAAAACCGTGGTCAACAAATGCATGCGATGCGTAAGGTGGCGAGGCAACACGTCCACGCAAATAATGCAGCATTTGACCCCGGAGCGCTGCCGCCCGTCAAGAGCATTCGACAATTGCGGAGTGGATTACGCGGGACCTTACCGTGTCCGCGACTCCGCGGGCCGAGGCAAAACAGCTCACAAAGCGTACATCGCGGTGTTTGTTTGTTACGCTACGAGGGCTGTCCATATCGAACTCGTCCATGACTACACGACGAGCGCGTTCTTAGCCGCACTCGATCGGTTTGTTGCACGACGAGGAATCCCGTCCTGCATTTTCAGTGACAATGGAACCAATTTCGTCGGTGCCGATCGAGAATTACAACAGCACTGTCGTGCAGTATTTTCTGCAACGGACACGCATAATAAATGCGGTGCTATGGGCATTCAGTGGCGGTTCAATCCACCCAGTGCCCCACACTTCGGTGGAATGCAGGAGGCCGGCGTAAAATCGGTGAAACACCATTTGAAACGCACGTTGGGAGAGTTCACACCAACGGGAGAGGAAATGCAGACGCTGCTCTGCAAGATCGAAGCGAGTCTTAACTCGCGACCGATCGCTCCCCTGAGTGACGACCCAGACGACTATGCGTCTCTTACGCCCGGTCACTTCCTGACAGGCGGACCACTAAATGCGATTCCGCTGCAGTcc TGGGAGATGGGAAGAATTGAGGAGGTGTTCCCGGGGAAAGACGGAAATGTACGTGTGGTAAAAGTACGTACAGCGAAGTCAACATACACACGCCCAATTACAAGGATGTGTAGGTTACCCGTGGATGAGCCCGCTATGACGACCGACGCCGAGGTCGA GGGAGACACCAAGGTGAGACCGATTGTTCTAGAAGAAAATCGAACGATCGGGACCCCCTCTTCCTTGACCCCCAATCCCCTTGGGAGGGGAGACGAAGTATTTCCGTCTCTATCTCTCCAAGGGAAAAAGCGCCCTCGCGAAATCGCGGGCGCTACCGAAATCGGTTGGGAGCTCCGCGGTGACGTTATCAGTCTAAAGTGA